In Nicotiana tabacum cultivar K326 chromosome 19, ASM71507v2, whole genome shotgun sequence, one DNA window encodes the following:
- the LOC107805131 gene encoding uncharacterized protein LOC107805131, protein MTLVWSPETASKAYLDPIQTCEISSKTSAAEFLAAMAGGYNAKLIVETWKKDENGEANITTSIAIAANHTHGRHVCVVRDEASRVEYVSAMQKLSRDVSLPEVVVGEHVEEIIRSKLSRVDFLVVDDWTKDFTRAFNSVKLNQHGAILVSGKGSLTPKVRAIRAVTVPVGNGLEIAYIASNDGNLKYSTKIPKRWISHVDRGSSEEHVFRR, encoded by the exons ATGACATTAGTTTGGTCTCCAGAAACAGCTTCTAAAGCATATCTTGACCCTATACAAACG TGTGAGATATCAAGTAAAACCAGCGCTGCAGAATTTTTGGCAGCCATGGCTGGAGGGTACAATGCAAAACTAATAGTTGAAACATGGAAGAAAGATGAAAATGGCGAAGCAAATATCACAACGAGCATAG CCATCGCCGCGAATCACACGCATGGAAGGCACGTATGCGTCGTAAGGGACGAAGCGTCCAGAGTAGAATACGTCAGTGCCATGCAAAAATTATCGCGCGACGTGTCCTTGCCGGAAGTCGTGGTGGGAGAACATGTGGAGGAGATAATTAGATCAAAGCTGAGTAGGGTTGATTTTCTTGTTGTTGATGATTGGACAAAAGACTTTACTAGAGCTTTCAATAGTGTTAAACTGAACCAACATGGAGCAATTTTAGTAT CTGGAAAGGGGTCCTTGACGCCAAAAGTACGTGCTATAAGAGCAGTAACAGTTCCAGTTGGAAATGGATTAGAGATTGCTTATATAGCAAGCAATGATGGAAATCTGAAGTACTCCACAAAAATTCCCAAGCGTTGGATTAGTCATGTTGATCGAGGCTCAAGTGAAGAGCATGTGTTTCGACGATGA